Proteins co-encoded in one Amia ocellicauda isolate fAmiCal2 chromosome 11, fAmiCal2.hap1, whole genome shotgun sequence genomic window:
- the LOC136763330 gene encoding tissue alpha-L-fucosidase isoform X2, whose protein sequence is MAVPQVQLWIGLLLAEAAVLPGGGQARFTPDWDSLDARPLPAWYDESKFGIFVHWGVFAVPGFGSEWFWWHWQGTHDRDYVDFMKRNYPPNFSYSHFAPQFRAQFFDPEQWADVFQASGAKYVVLTSKHHEGFTNWGSAQSWNWNSVDTGPHRDLVGDLGAALSKRSLHYGLYHSLYEWFHPLYLADKKAGFKTQEFVSRKTLPELYDLVSRYKPDLIWSDGDWEAPDSYWNSTQFLAWLYNDSPVKDSVVTNDRWGAGCSCKHGGYYNCEDKYTPGQLPKHKWEKCTSVDQLSWGNRKNMRLDQLLDLPTIIKDLMWTVSLGGNYLLNVGPTADGTLPVAFEERLRGVGDWLRVNGEAVYGSQPWRVQIENATLTICYSAKGSQVFAVFFQWPSDFTLRLTVPKTSPSTNVTLLGYPKPLKWTPLHQTGLSVLLPSLPPPAPSAWTLKLQGVQ, encoded by the exons ATGGCAGTCCCCCAGGTGCAGCTCTGGATCGGTCTCTTGTTGGCCGAAGCAGCCGTCCTGCCCGGGGGAGGACAGGCTCGGTTCACCCCTGACTGGGACAGCCTGGACGCTAGACCCCTGCCGGCCTGGTACGACGAGTCCAAGTTCGGGATCTTCGTGCACTGGGGAGTGTTTGCGGTGCCGGGCTTCGGGAGCGAGTGGTTTTGGTGGCATTGGCAGGGCACGCACGACAGGGATTATGTGGACTTCATGAAGAGAAATTACCCACCCAACTTCAGCTACTCGCATTTTGCACCCCAGTTCCGAGCCCAGTTCTTCGATCCGGAACAATGGGCTGATGTGTTCCAGGCTTCCGGGGCGAA GTATGTGGTTCTTACCAGCAAGCATCACGAGGGCTTCACCAACTGGGGCTCGGCCCAGTCCTGGAACTGGAACTCTGTGGACACGGGGCCGCACAGGGATCTGGTGGGGGACCTGGGGGCCGCGCTGAGTAAGAG GTCTCTGCACTACGGACTGTATCACTCCCTCTATGAGTGGTTCCACCCCCTCTACCTCGCTGATAAAAAGGCCGGCTTTAAGACCCAGGAGTTTGTCTCGCGTAAAACCTTACCAGAGCTTTATGACCTTGTCTCCAG GTACAAGCCAGACCTGATCTGGTCCGATGGGGACTGGGAGGCCCCCGATTCCTACTGGAACTCCACCCAGTTCCTGGCCTGGCTCTACAATGACAGCCCTGTCAAG GACTCGGTGGTTACGAACGATCGCTGGGGGGCGGGGTGTTCCTGTAAACACGGTGGCTATTATAACTGCGAGGACAAGTACACTCCAGGACAGCTGCCCAAGCACAAGTGGGAGAAGTGCACCTCTGTGGACCAGCTGTCCTGGGGCAATCGCAAAAACATGAGACTGGACCAGCTGCTGGACCTGCCCACAATCATCAAG GACCTAATGTGGACCGTGAGTCTGGGAGGGAACTACCTACTGAATGTGGGCCCGACGGCGGATGGCACCCTGCCCGTGGCGTTTGAGGAGCGCCTGCGTGGCGTGGGCGACTGGCTGAGGGTGAACGGGGAGGCTGTGTACGGCTCCCAGCCCTGGAGAGTGCAGATCGAAAACGCTACTCTAACTATCTG CTACAGTGCTAAAGGCTCGCAGGTGTTTGCAGTCTTCTTCCAGTGGCCGTCGGACTTCACGCTGCGCCTCACTGTGCCGAAAACCTCCCCCTCTACCAAC GTGACCTTACTAGGGTACCCCAAGCCCTTGAAGTGGACCCCCTTGCATCAGACCGGCCTCTCTGTGCTCCTCCCCTCCCTGCCTCCCCCGGCCCCATCGGCCTGGACACTGAAACTACAGGGGGTGCAGTGA
- the LOC136763330 gene encoding tissue alpha-L-fucosidase isoform X1 → MAVPQVQLWIGLLLAEAAVLPGGGQARFTPDWDSLDARPLPAWYDESKFGIFVHWGVFAVPGFGSEWFWWHWQGTHDRDYVDFMKRNYPPNFSYSHFAPQFRAQFFDPEQWADVFQASGAKYVVLTSKHHEGFTNWGSAQSWNWNSVDTGPHRDLVGDLGAALSKRDPENGDIAYCTQKGFAHVHRSLHYGLYHSLYEWFHPLYLADKKAGFKTQEFVSRKTLPELYDLVSRYKPDLIWSDGDWEAPDSYWNSTQFLAWLYNDSPVKDSVVTNDRWGAGCSCKHGGYYNCEDKYTPGQLPKHKWEKCTSVDQLSWGNRKNMRLDQLLDLPTIIKDLMWTVSLGGNYLLNVGPTADGTLPVAFEERLRGVGDWLRVNGEAVYGSQPWRVQIENATLTICYSAKGSQVFAVFFQWPSDFTLRLTVPKTSPSTNVTLLGYPKPLKWTPLHQTGLSVLLPSLPPPAPSAWTLKLQGVQ, encoded by the exons ATGGCAGTCCCCCAGGTGCAGCTCTGGATCGGTCTCTTGTTGGCCGAAGCAGCCGTCCTGCCCGGGGGAGGACAGGCTCGGTTCACCCCTGACTGGGACAGCCTGGACGCTAGACCCCTGCCGGCCTGGTACGACGAGTCCAAGTTCGGGATCTTCGTGCACTGGGGAGTGTTTGCGGTGCCGGGCTTCGGGAGCGAGTGGTTTTGGTGGCATTGGCAGGGCACGCACGACAGGGATTATGTGGACTTCATGAAGAGAAATTACCCACCCAACTTCAGCTACTCGCATTTTGCACCCCAGTTCCGAGCCCAGTTCTTCGATCCGGAACAATGGGCTGATGTGTTCCAGGCTTCCGGGGCGAA GTATGTGGTTCTTACCAGCAAGCATCACGAGGGCTTCACCAACTGGGGCTCGGCCCAGTCCTGGAACTGGAACTCTGTGGACACGGGGCCGCACAGGGATCTGGTGGGGGACCTGGGGGCCGCGCTGAGTAAGAG GGACCCAGAGAATGGAGACATTGCATACTGCACACAGAAGGGCTTTGCACATGTGCACAG GTCTCTGCACTACGGACTGTATCACTCCCTCTATGAGTGGTTCCACCCCCTCTACCTCGCTGATAAAAAGGCCGGCTTTAAGACCCAGGAGTTTGTCTCGCGTAAAACCTTACCAGAGCTTTATGACCTTGTCTCCAG GTACAAGCCAGACCTGATCTGGTCCGATGGGGACTGGGAGGCCCCCGATTCCTACTGGAACTCCACCCAGTTCCTGGCCTGGCTCTACAATGACAGCCCTGTCAAG GACTCGGTGGTTACGAACGATCGCTGGGGGGCGGGGTGTTCCTGTAAACACGGTGGCTATTATAACTGCGAGGACAAGTACACTCCAGGACAGCTGCCCAAGCACAAGTGGGAGAAGTGCACCTCTGTGGACCAGCTGTCCTGGGGCAATCGCAAAAACATGAGACTGGACCAGCTGCTGGACCTGCCCACAATCATCAAG GACCTAATGTGGACCGTGAGTCTGGGAGGGAACTACCTACTGAATGTGGGCCCGACGGCGGATGGCACCCTGCCCGTGGCGTTTGAGGAGCGCCTGCGTGGCGTGGGCGACTGGCTGAGGGTGAACGGGGAGGCTGTGTACGGCTCCCAGCCCTGGAGAGTGCAGATCGAAAACGCTACTCTAACTATCTG CTACAGTGCTAAAGGCTCGCAGGTGTTTGCAGTCTTCTTCCAGTGGCCGTCGGACTTCACGCTGCGCCTCACTGTGCCGAAAACCTCCCCCTCTACCAAC GTGACCTTACTAGGGTACCCCAAGCCCTTGAAGTGGACCCCCTTGCATCAGACCGGCCTCTCTGTGCTCCTCCCCTCCCTGCCTCCCCCGGCCCCATCGGCCTGGACACTGAAACTACAGGGGGTGCAGTGA
- the LOC136763330 gene encoding tissue alpha-L-fucosidase isoform X3 produces MAVPQVQLWIGLLLAEAAVLPGGGQARFTPDWDSLDARPLPAWYVVLTSKHHEGFTNWGSAQSWNWNSVDTGPHRDLVGDLGAALSKRDPENGDIAYCTQKGFAHVHRSLHYGLYHSLYEWFHPLYLADKKAGFKTQEFVSRKTLPELYDLVSRYKPDLIWSDGDWEAPDSYWNSTQFLAWLYNDSPVKDSVVTNDRWGAGCSCKHGGYYNCEDKYTPGQLPKHKWEKCTSVDQLSWGNRKNMRLDQLLDLPTIIKDLMWTVSLGGNYLLNVGPTADGTLPVAFEERLRGVGDWLRVNGEAVYGSQPWRVQIENATLTICYSAKGSQVFAVFFQWPSDFTLRLTVPKTSPSTNVTLLGYPKPLKWTPLHQTGLSVLLPSLPPPAPSAWTLKLQGVQ; encoded by the exons ATGGCAGTCCCCCAGGTGCAGCTCTGGATCGGTCTCTTGTTGGCCGAAGCAGCCGTCCTGCCCGGGGGAGGACAGGCTCGGTTCACCCCTGACTGGGACAGCCTGGACGCTAGACCCCTGCCGGCCTG GTATGTGGTTCTTACCAGCAAGCATCACGAGGGCTTCACCAACTGGGGCTCGGCCCAGTCCTGGAACTGGAACTCTGTGGACACGGGGCCGCACAGGGATCTGGTGGGGGACCTGGGGGCCGCGCTGAGTAAGAG GGACCCAGAGAATGGAGACATTGCATACTGCACACAGAAGGGCTTTGCACATGTGCACAG GTCTCTGCACTACGGACTGTATCACTCCCTCTATGAGTGGTTCCACCCCCTCTACCTCGCTGATAAAAAGGCCGGCTTTAAGACCCAGGAGTTTGTCTCGCGTAAAACCTTACCAGAGCTTTATGACCTTGTCTCCAG GTACAAGCCAGACCTGATCTGGTCCGATGGGGACTGGGAGGCCCCCGATTCCTACTGGAACTCCACCCAGTTCCTGGCCTGGCTCTACAATGACAGCCCTGTCAAG GACTCGGTGGTTACGAACGATCGCTGGGGGGCGGGGTGTTCCTGTAAACACGGTGGCTATTATAACTGCGAGGACAAGTACACTCCAGGACAGCTGCCCAAGCACAAGTGGGAGAAGTGCACCTCTGTGGACCAGCTGTCCTGGGGCAATCGCAAAAACATGAGACTGGACCAGCTGCTGGACCTGCCCACAATCATCAAG GACCTAATGTGGACCGTGAGTCTGGGAGGGAACTACCTACTGAATGTGGGCCCGACGGCGGATGGCACCCTGCCCGTGGCGTTTGAGGAGCGCCTGCGTGGCGTGGGCGACTGGCTGAGGGTGAACGGGGAGGCTGTGTACGGCTCCCAGCCCTGGAGAGTGCAGATCGAAAACGCTACTCTAACTATCTG CTACAGTGCTAAAGGCTCGCAGGTGTTTGCAGTCTTCTTCCAGTGGCCGTCGGACTTCACGCTGCGCCTCACTGTGCCGAAAACCTCCCCCTCTACCAAC GTGACCTTACTAGGGTACCCCAAGCCCTTGAAGTGGACCCCCTTGCATCAGACCGGCCTCTCTGTGCTCCTCCCCTCCCTGCCTCCCCCGGCCCCATCGGCCTGGACACTGAAACTACAGGGGGTGCAGTGA